In Cetobacterium somerae ATCC BAA-474, a single genomic region encodes these proteins:
- a CDS encoding FtsW/RodA/SpoVE family cell cycle protein has product MENTTGQFFQENLKNQQQKIKNKMIRLRQRRFSLFFIIVILMVLSSINMVSAAFYMKPENIKKHFVYILIFFIIYLFIGNAGKIKKLKLTYKILSNRKVNGFIFLTSIFILLGMYIGGKMNLPFIPKINGAYGWINLGPVSIQPAEILKCAFVINMANCLARAEDNDLSESVTIINALIYLGVYGVLILAQKDMGTAIHYLAIWLFMIFMSKLKDKWILRVSCLGGVLGIGGLAAVYKYASEEGASYKIMRIKSYIDGLFFGNYSDDYGYQVKQSVYAFGSGGLFGKGYANGVQKYSYLPEIHTDFIMATFGEEFGIMGMFVVVGLFFALYHFIMVTGRECKNYFGKYLALGMGAQIITQVIINIFVAVGLLPVFGLPMPFFSYGGSAMVTMGIALGLIHNMNVE; this is encoded by the coding sequence TGATGGTTTTAAGTTCAATTAATATGGTTAGTGCAGCTTTTTATATGAAACCTGAAAATATAAAAAAACACTTTGTATACATATTAATTTTTTTTATAATATATCTTTTTATTGGTAATGCTGGAAAAATTAAAAAATTAAAATTGACATATAAAATTTTAAGTAATAGAAAGGTAAATGGATTTATATTCCTAACAAGTATTTTTATTTTATTAGGAATGTATATCGGAGGAAAAATGAATTTACCATTTATTCCCAAGATAAATGGAGCCTATGGTTGGATAAATCTAGGGCCAGTTTCTATTCAACCAGCTGAAATTTTAAAATGTGCATTTGTTATAAATATGGCAAATTGCTTGGCAAGAGCGGAAGATAATGATTTGAGTGAGAGCGTAACAATAATAAATGCTTTAATATACCTAGGAGTTTATGGTGTGTTAATTTTAGCTCAGAAAGATATGGGAACAGCAATTCACTACTTAGCAATTTGGTTATTTATGATATTCATGAGTAAATTAAAAGATAAATGGATTTTAAGGGTTAGTTGTTTAGGAGGAGTATTAGGTATAGGTGGACTAGCAGCGGTTTATAAATATGCCAGCGAAGAGGGAGCTTCCTATAAGATAATGAGAATAAAAAGTTATATAGATGGATTATTTTTTGGAAACTACTCAGATGATTACGGTTATCAGGTGAAGCAATCTGTTTATGCTTTTGGTAGTGGAGGGTTATTTGGAAAAGGGTATGCTAATGGTGTTCAAAAGTATAGTTACCTTCCAGAGATACATACAGACTTTATAATGGCTACTTTTGGAGAAGAGTTTGGAATAATGGGTATGTTTGTAGTTGTTGGATTATTTTTTGCATTATATCATTTTATAATGGTAACAGGAAGAGAGTGTAAAAATTATTTTGGAAAATACTTGGCCTTAGGAATGGGAGCTCAAATAATAACTCAAGTAATAATAAATATATTTGTAGCTGTTGGATTACTACCAGTTTTTGGATTACCAATGCCATTCTTCAGTTATGGAGGAAGTGCAATGGTAACTATGGGAATAGCTCTTGGTTTGATTCATAATATGAATGTTGAATAA
- the pnp gene encoding polyribonucleotide nucleotidyltransferase: MFNEVSLSLEIGGRQLTLKTGKIARQSNGAVMVQYGDTILLSTVNRSKSAREGIDFFPLTVDYVEKYYAAGKFPGGFNKREARPSTNATLIARLIDRPIRPMFPEGFHYDVHIVNTTLSYDGVCTPDFMGIVGSSVALTVSDIPFMGPVAGVVVGMIDGEFILNPTPEQLKISELDLSVAGSMDAINMVEAGAKEIDEETMLKAIMFAHDNIKKLCQFQMEFQALVGKEKIEFQAPEVMPIVKNFIDQNGATKLKEAVLTTGKKAREEAVDQLEEVLFEEFVNTNFGEEEVPAEVVAEFAKYYHDLMKEQVRDAILYNKHRVDGRATTEIRDLAAEVNVLPIVHGSALFTRGETQALVVATLGTKEDEQLIDGLDEEYFKKFYLHYNFPPYSVGETGRMGAPGRRELGHGSLAERALSYVMPSVEDFPYTVRLVSEITESNGSSSQASICGGSLALMHAGVPIKEHVAGIAMGLIKKDDDYVVLTDIMGLEDHLGDMDFKVAGTKTGITALQMDMKIAGISEDIMRIALKQALDARLQILELMNSTISNTNELAPTVPRIHQMVIPKDKIAVLIGPGGKNIKGIIEATGATIDIEDDGRVSIFCKGLDVLEDTIKLVNGYVKDVEVGEVYLGRVVNIAKFGAFMEILPGKEGLLHVSEISLERVANVEDVLKVGDTFEVKVISTENGKISLSRKKLLQEMAAE; the protein is encoded by the coding sequence ATGTTTAATGAAGTAAGCTTAAGCTTAGAAATAGGTGGAAGACAATTAACGTTAAAAACTGGTAAAATAGCAAGACAATCAAACGGAGCTGTAATGGTTCAATATGGTGATACAATTTTATTAAGTACAGTTAACAGAAGTAAAAGTGCTAGAGAGGGAATAGACTTCTTTCCTTTAACAGTAGATTATGTAGAAAAATATTATGCAGCTGGGAAATTCCCAGGAGGATTTAATAAAAGAGAAGCTAGACCATCAACAAATGCTACACTGATAGCTAGATTAATAGACAGACCAATAAGACCAATGTTCCCAGAAGGGTTTCATTACGATGTTCATATTGTAAATACAACACTTTCATATGATGGAGTATGTACTCCTGATTTCATGGGAATTGTTGGATCATCAGTAGCTTTAACAGTATCTGATATTCCATTTATGGGGCCAGTAGCTGGAGTAGTAGTTGGAATGATAGATGGAGAGTTTATTTTAAATCCAACACCAGAGCAATTAAAAATAAGTGAATTAGATTTATCGGTGGCTGGAAGTATGGATGCCATCAACATGGTTGAAGCAGGAGCAAAAGAAATTGATGAGGAAACAATGTTAAAAGCTATAATGTTTGCTCATGATAATATAAAGAAATTATGTCAGTTCCAAATGGAGTTCCAAGCTTTAGTTGGTAAAGAGAAGATAGAGTTCCAAGCACCTGAAGTAATGCCGATAGTTAAAAACTTTATCGATCAAAATGGAGCTACTAAGTTAAAAGAAGCTGTTTTAACAACTGGAAAAAAAGCTAGAGAAGAAGCTGTAGATCAATTAGAAGAAGTTTTATTTGAAGAATTTGTAAATACAAACTTTGGAGAAGAGGAAGTTCCTGCAGAAGTAGTTGCAGAATTTGCAAAATATTATCACGATTTAATGAAAGAGCAAGTTAGAGATGCTATTTTATACAATAAACATAGAGTAGATGGAAGAGCTACAACAGAAATTAGAGACTTAGCAGCAGAAGTAAATGTTTTACCAATTGTACATGGATCAGCTTTATTTACAAGAGGAGAAACACAAGCGTTAGTTGTAGCAACTTTAGGAACTAAAGAGGATGAGCAATTAATAGATGGGCTAGATGAAGAGTATTTTAAAAAATTCTATCTACACTATAATTTCCCTCCATATTCAGTTGGAGAAACAGGAAGAATGGGTGCACCTGGAAGAAGAGAACTAGGACATGGATCTTTAGCAGAGAGAGCATTAAGCTATGTAATGCCGTCAGTAGAAGATTTCCCATACACAGTTAGATTAGTTTCAGAAATAACAGAATCTAATGGATCGTCGTCTCAAGCGTCAATCTGTGGAGGATCATTAGCATTAATGCATGCAGGAGTGCCTATTAAAGAACATGTAGCTGGAATTGCAATGGGTCTAATCAAAAAAGATGATGATTATGTTGTGTTAACAGATATAATGGGTCTAGAGGATCACTTAGGAGATATGGACTTTAAAGTTGCAGGAACTAAGACTGGAATAACTGCTTTACAAATGGATATGAAGATTGCAGGAATATCAGAGGACATTATGAGAATAGCTTTAAAGCAAGCTTTAGACGCTAGATTACAAATATTAGAATTAATGAATAGCACAATATCAAATACAAATGAATTAGCACCAACTGTTCCAAGAATTCACCAAATGGTAATTCCAAAGGATAAAATTGCAGTTTTAATAGGACCTGGTGGAAAAAATATAAAAGGAATTATAGAAGCAACAGGTGCAACTATTGATATAGAAGATGATGGAAGAGTATCTATATTCTGTAAAGGATTAGATGTTTTAGAGGATACTATAAAGTTAGTAAATGGATATGTTAAAGATGTTGAAGTAGGAGAGGTATATTTAGGAAGAGTGGTAAATATAGCTAAGTTTGGAGCTTTCATGGAAATATTACCAGGGAAAGAGGGACTTCTTCACGTATCAGAAATATCTTTAGAAAGAGTAGCTAATGTTGAAGATGTATTAAAAGTTGGAGACACATTTGAAGTAAAAGTAATTTCTACAGAAAATGGAAAAATCAGTTTAAGTAGAAAGAAATTATTACAAGAAATGGCAGCTGAATAA
- the rimO gene encoding 30S ribosomal protein S12 methylthiotransferase RimO gives MKLGLISLGCSKNLVDSEHLIGLMVARKGFEITNDLEEADVVLVNTCGFIGDAKEESIQAILEVAEKKNSGKVKKIIVAGCLAQRYADELISEIPEIDAVVGTGEIHKIEEIVDTILEDSKIVRCDSFEFLADAGTERILTTNPHTAYLKIAEGCNRRCTYCIIPQLRGNLRSRTIEDIVEEAKALAANGVREINLLAQETTEYGIDLYKKKALPDLLKELAKVDGIEWIRSYYMFPNSLTDELVEVIKNEPKVCKYFDIPIQHISGNILQNMARAKSGDHIKSILNKIRTEIPEATIRTTVIVGFPGETEEDFEELKDFIKEFKFDYVGVFKYSREEGTVAHDLENQVPEEIKEKRWAELTNLQAEIAEIKNRAMIGKVVEVMIDGISSESEFMLEGRTRGQALDIDGKVLTNDGTAKQGEIVKVKIEQNFEYDYIGAIVENEIK, from the coding sequence ATGAAATTAGGTTTAATAAGTTTAGGTTGTAGTAAAAACTTAGTTGACAGTGAGCACTTAATAGGGCTAATGGTAGCTAGAAAAGGATTTGAAATAACAAATGATTTAGAAGAGGCAGATGTTGTTTTAGTAAATACATGTGGATTTATTGGAGATGCAAAAGAGGAGTCAATTCAAGCAATATTAGAAGTTGCAGAAAAGAAAAACTCTGGAAAAGTAAAAAAAATAATTGTTGCAGGATGCTTAGCACAGAGATATGCTGATGAATTAATTTCAGAAATTCCTGAAATAGATGCTGTAGTTGGTACAGGTGAAATACATAAAATAGAAGAGATCGTAGATACAATTTTAGAGGATTCTAAAATTGTGAGATGTGATTCTTTTGAATTCTTAGCAGATGCAGGAACAGAAAGAATTTTAACAACAAATCCTCACACAGCTTATTTAAAAATAGCTGAAGGATGTAATAGAAGATGTACGTATTGTATTATACCTCAACTTAGAGGAAATTTAAGAAGTAGAACAATAGAGGATATTGTAGAAGAAGCAAAAGCTTTAGCAGCAAATGGAGTTAGAGAAATAAATTTATTAGCTCAAGAAACAACAGAGTATGGAATTGATTTATATAAGAAGAAAGCTTTACCTGATTTATTAAAAGAATTAGCAAAAGTAGATGGAATAGAGTGGATTAGATCATATTATATGTTCCCTAACTCATTAACAGATGAACTAGTTGAAGTTATAAAAAATGAACCAAAAGTTTGTAAATATTTTGATATTCCAATTCAACATATTTCAGGAAATATACTACAAAATATGGCTAGAGCAAAATCAGGTGATCATATAAAATCAATTTTAAATAAAATAAGAACTGAAATTCCTGAAGCAACAATCAGAACTACTGTAATTGTAGGATTCCCAGGAGAAACAGAAGAAGATTTTGAAGAGTTAAAAGATTTTATAAAAGAGTTTAAATTTGATTATGTAGGTGTATTTAAGTACTCTAGAGAAGAGGGAACTGTTGCACATGATTTAGAGAATCAAGTTCCAGAAGAAATAAAAGAAAAAAGATGGGCTGAATTAACAAATTTACAAGCTGAAATTGCAGAGATAAAAAATAGAGCAATGATTGGAAAAGTTGTTGAAGTTATGATTGACGGTATTTCTTCAGAGAGTGAGTTTATGCTAGAGGGAAGAACTAGAGGACAAGCCTTAGATATAGATGGAAAAGTTTTAACAAATGATGGAACTGCAAAACAAGGGGAAATAGTAAAAGTAAAAATAGAACAAAATTTTGAATATGACTATATAGGGGCAATTGTAGAAAACGAAATAAAATAG
- the pgsA gene encoding CDP-diacylglycerol--glycerol-3-phosphate 3-phosphatidyltransferase — MNLPNKLTAIRLILAIPFIYFLQESAGTTHHTLYRMIAFGIFIFASLTDWLDGYIARKYNLITDLGKIMDPLADKILVISALVIFVKLDYIPAWMSIVVIAREFLISGIRTIAAAKGEVIPAGILGKYKTTTQMIVIIIMLFFGLGNTPEKETLYKTIYFYMTLIPVVLTIWSGWEYSVKAKHYFLGEK; from the coding sequence TTGAATTTGCCAAATAAACTTACAGCAATTAGATTAATATTAGCAATACCTTTTATATACTTTTTACAAGAATCAGCAGGGACTACACATCATACTTTGTATAGAATGATAGCGTTTGGTATATTTATTTTTGCATCGCTGACAGATTGGTTAGATGGATATATAGCAAGAAAATATAATTTAATAACTGATTTGGGTAAGATAATGGATCCTTTGGCAGATAAAATACTTGTTATATCAGCATTGGTAATCTTTGTAAAATTAGATTATATTCCAGCATGGATGTCTATAGTTGTTATAGCAAGAGAATTTTTAATTAGTGGGATAAGAACTATAGCTGCAGCAAAAGGGGAAGTGATTCCTGCAGGAATTTTAGGAAAATATAAAACAACTACTCAAATGATTGTGATTATAATTATGCTGTTCTTTGGGCTAGGAAATACTCCTGAAAAAGAAACTTTGTATAAAACAATTTATTTTTATATGACATTAATTCCAGTTGTTTTAACAATTTGGTCTGGATGGGAATACTCGGTAAAAGCAAAACATTACTTTTTAGGAGAGAAATAA
- a CDS encoding YggT family protein, whose translation MGLIYRIINLAFEIMNILILIRIVISWLAPYSRNDFTNLVYALTEPILKPFRTLIPMGNVRIDLSPVLAYFALKILRYIIFYLL comes from the coding sequence ATGGGTTTAATTTACAGAATTATAAATTTAGCTTTTGAAATTATGAATATACTTATATTAATAAGAATAGTAATCTCTTGGTTAGCTCCATATTCAAGAAATGACTTTACAAATCTTGTATATGCTTTAACAGAGCCAATTTTAAAACCTTTTAGGACTTTGATACCTATGGGAAATGTTAGAATAGATTTGTCACCAGTATTGGCTTATTTTGCTTTGAAGATTCTAAGATATATTATTTTTTATTTATTATAA
- the rsmH gene encoding 16S rRNA (cytosine(1402)-N(4))-methyltransferase RsmH yields the protein MHEIESEYHIPVLYYETLENLITDKDGIYVDCTLGGGGHSEGILKEISDKGRLISIDQDDQAIEFAKKRLEKYGKKWSVYKSNFENIETVLYMAGANEVTGILMDIGVSSTQLDDPERGFSYRYDTKLDMRMNREEVLSAYEVVNEYEEGELVRIFFEYGEDRFARKVARLICQRREEKPIETTGELVEIIRKAYPPRSEKHPAKKVFQAIRIEVNRELDVLKNAITKSFNSLEKGGRLAIITFHSLEDRIVKNMFRDLCTGCKCPKEIPICVCNEKPKGKLVNRKPITSGQDELKFNNRAHSAKLRVIEKL from the coding sequence ATGCACGAAATAGAAAGTGAATACCACATACCAGTTTTATATTATGAAACATTAGAAAATTTAATAACAGATAAAGATGGTATATATGTAGATTGTACTTTAGGAGGAGGAGGACACTCTGAAGGTATATTAAAAGAAATTAGTGATAAAGGAAGATTAATTTCTATAGATCAAGATGATCAAGCAATAGAATTTGCAAAAAAAAGACTTGAGAAATATGGAAAAAAATGGTCTGTATATAAAAGTAACTTCGAAAATATAGAAACAGTTCTGTATATGGCTGGGGCTAATGAAGTTACAGGAATTCTTATGGATATTGGAGTTTCATCTACTCAACTTGATGATCCAGAAAGAGGGTTTTCATATAGATATGATACAAAGCTTGACATGAGAATGAATAGAGAAGAAGTGTTGTCAGCTTATGAAGTTGTTAATGAATACGAAGAAGGAGAATTAGTTAGAATTTTCTTTGAATACGGAGAGGATAGATTTGCTAGAAAGGTAGCTAGATTGATCTGTCAAAGAAGAGAGGAAAAGCCTATTGAAACAACTGGAGAACTTGTAGAGATAATAAGAAAAGCTTATCCACCAAGAAGTGAAAAACATCCAGCTAAAAAAGTTTTCCAAGCTATTAGAATTGAAGTTAATAGAGAATTAGATGTATTAAAAAATGCGATAACAAAATCTTTTAATAGTTTAGAAAAAGGAGGACGTTTAGCAATAATAACGTTCCACTCTTTAGAAGATAGAATTGTAAAAAATATGTTTAGAGATCTTTGTACAGGATGTAAATGTCCAAAAGAGATTCCAATATGTGTATGTAACGAAAAACCTAAAGGTAAATTGGTAAATAGAAAGCCAATAACTTCAGGTCAAGATGAGTTAAAATTTAACAATAGAGCGCATTCAGCTAAATTAAGAGTTATCGAAAAATTATAA
- the rlmD gene encoding 23S rRNA (uracil(1939)-C(5))-methyltransferase RlmD: MKLEKGQIVEIKIEKIVYGGEGLGYYNGEFAMFVPMSVPGDILKVEIISLKKSYGRALIKEIITPGAERIKDLNHVTFEDFQGCDFGMLDYTAQLKYKKEMVEDVIRRIGKNSEVLIEDTLESPIEKNYRNKVIEPFSFNGQEIITGFFKRKSHDVFQVEDNMLNSVLGNKIITELKNVLNKNKVTVYDEKKHSGILRHVMVRTNSFNEAMLVLIINDTKVSEKIKSILKEVMDKFKEITSTYISLNDRKTNVALGHKNLLIFGEKTIKEDIDNIHFNISPTSFFQINLDQTKRLYSLAISMFENIENKKIVDAYAGTGTIGMILSKKAKKVYSIEIVESAVKDGIQTAKENNIENVQFICGDVNKELGKLIKAEKVDSIILDPPRKGIDEESLINISKVGIEEIVYISCNPSTFARDIEILEREGYKLVRVKPVDMFPQTSHIEVVGRLVKK; the protein is encoded by the coding sequence ATGAAACTAGAAAAAGGACAAATAGTTGAAATTAAGATAGAAAAAATAGTCTACGGTGGAGAGGGATTAGGTTATTACAATGGCGAGTTTGCTATGTTTGTGCCTATGTCTGTCCCTGGAGATATTTTAAAAGTTGAGATAATTTCTTTAAAAAAGAGTTATGGAAGAGCTTTAATAAAGGAGATTATAACTCCTGGAGCTGAAAGAATTAAAGATTTAAATCATGTAACTTTCGAAGATTTTCAAGGGTGTGATTTTGGAATGCTAGATTACACTGCTCAGTTAAAATATAAAAAAGAGATGGTAGAGGATGTAATAAGAAGAATAGGTAAAAATAGTGAAGTTTTAATAGAGGACACATTAGAATCACCTATTGAAAAAAACTATAGAAATAAAGTTATTGAACCATTTTCTTTTAATGGACAAGAAATTATAACTGGATTCTTTAAAAGAAAAAGTCATGATGTATTTCAAGTAGAAGATAATATGTTGAATTCAGTATTAGGAAATAAAATAATCACAGAGTTAAAAAATGTTTTAAATAAAAATAAAGTAACTGTGTATGATGAAAAAAAACATTCAGGAATATTGAGACATGTAATGGTTAGAACAAACTCTTTTAATGAAGCTATGTTAGTTTTAATAATAAATGATACAAAAGTTTCTGAAAAAATTAAAAGTATTTTGAAAGAGGTAATGGATAAGTTTAAAGAGATTACATCGACTTATATTTCGTTAAATGATAGAAAAACGAATGTAGCTTTAGGCCATAAAAATCTACTTATTTTTGGAGAAAAAACAATTAAAGAGGATATTGATAATATTCATTTTAATATATCTCCAACATCTTTTTTCCAGATAAACTTGGATCAAACAAAAAGATTATATAGTTTAGCTATAAGTATGTTTGAAAATATAGAAAACAAAAAAATTGTAGATGCTTATGCAGGAACTGGAACAATAGGAATGATTCTATCTAAAAAAGCAAAGAAAGTTTACTCAATAGAAATTGTAGAATCAGCTGTAAAAGATGGAATTCAAACTGCAAAAGAAAATAATATAGAAAATGTTCAATTTATATGTGGGGATGTAAATAAAGAGCTAGGAAAATTAATAAAAGCAGAAAAAGTGGATTCAATAATATTAGATCCACCAAGAAAAGGGATTGATGAGGAAAGTCTAATAAATATATCTAAAGTTGGAATAGAAGAGATTGTATATATATCTTGTAATCCATCAACTTTTGCTAGAGATATAGAAATTTTAGAAAGAGAAGGATATAAGTTAGTTAGAGTAAAACCAGTGGACATGTTTCCTCAAACAAGCCATATTGAAGTAGTGGGAAGATTAGTTAAAAAATAG